Genomic DNA from bacterium:
GAGGTTTTATTCAGAGGAGTTTTGGTTTCAAATTTAAACCGCATATTGCTGCCTGGCTAACTGCAATATTCTTTGCATTATACCATTTCAATCCTTATGGATTAATACCGCTTGCAATAATCGGATTCTATCTTGGTTTTGCAGCTTACTCAAGCCAGTCGCTTGTGATTCCGATAATTATTCATTTCCTGAATAACTTTTTTGCAGTAATGCTGTATTTCATAATCGGTGATGATGAATTATTTAAAAGCAATGTTTCCGATGTAGCTTCACTGGATACGAACATAATTTACTTTGTCGTGTTGCTGGTTTCGTTTATCGTTTTAATGTTTATCATAAAAAAATATTATCAAAGTAGAAAAATAGAGGAGACGATATAATGGCTGTATGTCCAAATTGTAAATATGAATACGTTCCCGGGATAACAATTTGTCCCGACTGTAATACTCCGCTTGTTGATGCATCTGAATTAAAGAATTACGAAGAACTTTCAGAGCAGGATTGGGCTCTTGTTTATACCGCGTTTAGTGAAATCAAGGTTGAGATGTTAAAGAAAAATCTTCAAAGCGCTGGTATTGCTGCATCTGTTCTTTCACAGAAAGATTCAAGTTTTCCCGCTCCTGGCGATTTATCAGTAGTAAAGTTATTCGTTAAAAAAGCTGATGTTCCTGAAGCACTGGAGTTTATTCAGGAAGTAACAAAAAAGGATTTAGATTCCGGGGAAAATGGCAGCGACTGAAAACTTTAAAAGAGTTATCGTTTCAATTCTTGCAATTCCGATAATCCTTATCTCCAGTTATTTGGGAGGTTATTATTTCTTTGCGTTCGTTACGATTATCAGCATACTTTCGTTTTATGAATTCAGTCTGCTTGCAAAAAATAAAAATGCAAATGTGAATTTGATTTTTGGCAGTTTAATTATTTTTTCATTGCTGCTAAACGGGTTTCATAAGTTCTATGATCAGGCTGATTTAATAATATTAGTTTCACTGCTATTGCTTGCAGTAGAATTATTCAGGAATAACGGTTCAGCAATCTTGAACCTCGGTGCAACCTTTCTCGGAATTTTCTATATCGGAATTTTTTCAACAACATTCATTTCCATTCGAGAATTCTACTCAGCTGGTATCGAATCAAATATTTACGGTGCGTACTTAATCATTTCAATTCTTGCTTCTATCTGGATAGGAGATTCCGCCGCTTATTATGGTGGTATTACTTTTGGCAGGCATAAATTATTTCCCCGTGTAAGTCCTAAAAAAAGCTGGGAAGGAGCAATTTTTGGTTTTATTTTCTCGGTCGGGACTATGATTTTGGCGAAGGTGATTGTGCTGGATTTCCTGAGCTGGCAAAGTGTTGTAATCATAGGAATACTTATCGGAACAATTGGACAGATCGGCGATTTGGTAGAATCACTTTTAAAAAGAGATGCAGAAGTAAAAGATTCATCTTCAATAATTCCGGGTCACGGCGGTTTCTTCGATAGGTTTGATTCGTTGTTGTTCAGTGCACCTGCTATCTGGCTGTATCTAAAATATTTCAATTAATATTTATAGAAATGAAGACGCGGGAAAAAGTTAGTGTAATTACATTAGGTTGTGCCAAAAACACAGTTGATTCAGAAAGATTGCTAAGACAATTGCAGCTTAATAATCTTGACCTTCGCACAAATCCTTCCGAAGCTGATACAGTTATCATAAATACCTGCGGATTTATTGAAGCAGCAAAAGAAGAATCAATCAATACGATAATGAGTACGGTTGCCAGCAAGAATTCAGGAATAACTAAAAGAATTTTTGTAGCTGGATGTTTGTCAGAGCGGTACAGAGATCAGCTTCAGAGAGAAATTCCCGAAGTGGATGTTTTCTTCGGGACGGAAGATTATCAAAAAATAATCACTGAACTCGGTGGTGAACTAAAAAAGAATCTACTAGGTGAAAGAGTTCTTTCAACTCCTTCGCATACAGCTTACTTAAAAATCTCCGAAGGTTGCGATCATCCCTGCTCTTTTTGCGCAATACCAATAATGCGTGGTCTGCATAAATCCAAATCTATTGAAGAGCTTGTTGCTGAAACCGAGTTCCTTGCAAAAAACAATACAAAGGAATTGGTGCTTATAGCACAGGATACAACCGATTATGGAAAAGATCTTTACAATAAAAGAAATATTGCGGAACTTATCTTAAGACTTAGTGAAGTTAATGGAATTAAATGGATCAGGTTGATGTATGCTTATCCATCAAGGTTTCCGGAAAAACTGATAGATGAAATCAAGACTAATGAAAAGGTTTGCAAATACATTGATATTCCATTGCAGCATATATCGGATAATATCTTAAAATCAATGCGGAGAGGAATAACAAGCCGGCAGACTCGGGAATTACTAACTCAGTTAAGGAATGAAATTCCCGGTTTGGTGCTAAGGACAACTTTCATTGTTGGATATCCCGGTGAAACTGAAAAAGAGTTTCAGGAGCTATGTGATTTTGTTCGTGAATTTAAATTTGAAAGAGTAGGAACATTCACTTATTCACAGGAAGAAAATACTTTTAGTTACGATCTTGGTGACCCTGTTCCTGAAGAAGTGAAAAAGGAGCGTCAGAGTACTTTAATGGAAATCCAGCGTGAGATTTCTCTTGAAAAAAATAATGATATGGTCGGAAAAGAACTGAAAGTATTAGTTGAATCTAAGGAGGGAGATTTTTATGTTGGAAGAAGTTACCGGGATGCACCCGAAGTTGATGGAGAAGTTTTAATAGATGCTGATGATACCGAAATTGTTCCGGGTAATTTTTATGTGGCGCAGGTTTATGATTTTGATGAATACGATCTTTTTGCTAGAATTAAGAAATAATAAGGAATATTAAAATGAAAAAGCTGATTATTATTTTCGTTGGAGTTTTTACTGTTCTCGCTTTTACACAGACAGATAATAAATCCCAGATCCCTGACAATAAAGTTAAATACTATCAGGATTTCATTTCTTTCCGGGGAACTGACGACAAAGCAAGACTTGATTACTTTGTCCAGGTACCATATAATGCTGTTCAATTCGTTAAAACTGGTCAGGGTTTTGAAGCTTCGTATATGATGACAGTTTCCGTCTTCGACCAGGACAACGAAAAGCTGATAACTGAAAAAGTTTGGAATGAAAAGATCGTGGCAATAAGTTTTGAACTGACCAACTCACCTGATAATTTTAATCTTGGTTCCCGTTCCTTCGAACTTTCGCCCGGAGTTTATTCTGTAAAAACAACTTTACTGGACAAAGATTCGAAGAATGAATACAGCACTGAAAGTAAAATAAACATAAAACAGTTCAATGAGCTTCCATCGCTAAGTGATATTATGCTGATTTCAGGTAAGACCGTTGTCGATGGAAAATCTAAAATAGTTCCAAATGTTTCAAGAAATATTGTTACCGATAGAGATGCACTCTCAATGTTTTATGAAATTTATTCTGACACCGTCTCAAAACTGCGTGTGGATTATGAGATATTTGATGAAAATGAAAAGCGGGTATACAACTCGGAGGAAAAGATAAATATTAAGTCTGGCAGCAACCAGATTTTTCACGAACTTGATTCGCTGGTACTCGATCTTGGAAAGAATCTGCTGACAATAACATTGAAAGATTCAGCAGGAAAGGTGATTGATTCATCCAGAAAAACATTTGTATCACGCTGGAAAGGTGTACCTGTTTACATAACTGATCTTGATAAAGCGATCGACCAGATGATTTACCTGGCAAACCCGGAAGATTTATCTTATATAAAAGAACCGGAAGAACGTATTGAAAAAGCAAAAAGATTTGTTGGATTTTGGAAAAAGCAGGATCCAAACCCTGCAGATGAATACAATCCCGTTTTCAACGAATACTATAACAGAGTTGCTTATGCGAATCAGAATTTCACAACCTATTCGCTGGAAGGATGGAGATCTGATCGTGGAATGGTTTTAATTATTCTCGGAGCTCCGGATAATATCGATCGTCATCCATTTGAGTATTATGCTAAACCGTACGAAGTCTGGCAATATTATAATCTTAACAAGCAGTTTATATTTACAGATTATTCAGGTTTTGGTGATTACAGGTTAGACCCAAGCACACCACTTTATGGAGATTTGTATAGGTTTCGGTACTAATTTAGGTAATAATTTGAAATAATAACAAATGTACACAAAGCGATTGATATATTATTACCAAAGACTAAAGCTAATTTTTCTTCTCGAATAAGATGTATCTCGATGGTTCAGGTGGATGAATTTTCCTGTACTTATCAGATATAAACATGGATTGAGTGTTGTCTTTTGTTGTTAATAAATATTTAAAGCCAAGTGAATCACTAAGACTGATTTTATAGAACCTCTGCATATTGGCTACTAATGCCCAGTCTTCTGCTAAAGCTTTTGGATAAACTGAAATTATCACTCTTTCCGGTAGCTTAATGTTTGTACAGAAAAATCATGATGAAATTCTTTGTTTTTCCTCAAAGAATTATTTTCAAAAAACATTATTGATATTGATGTAATAAAAAATATAATCGCAACTGTGGTAACTATTCGTCTGGTTCTGGCATTCTCTACTGTAATGTTGTTTAATCTGATTGAATAATTTTCGAACAAACGGGCAATTGCCAGAGTATAGAAAGGGAAGGAAGGAAATAAATACCATCCCATCTGTTTAGAACTTAACATAATAGGTAAACTGCCGCAAAGTGCTATAAAGAAATATAACCAAAATACTTTATCTGCTTTTAAATAGAACTTAAACCTATCTTTAATAATGAAAACAATTGAGAATAGTATTGCTATAATTATAGGAACCATAATTTCACGGTTAATTACTCGCAATGCGTCTAAAGGAGTTTCAACATTTTTCCGGGTTCCTGATAGACTTGCGAATAACTGAGTCTCAAGATATTTCGATAAAAAAGTCGATGCTTCTTTGTTTGAAAGAATGATTAATGTTACTGCTCCCAATGTTCCAAGTATAAAAGAAGTTATAACGAGTGCCTTGCTGAGTTTTATATCTCTGAGTGTGAAGAAGGCCACTAGCGGGATAATCAATGGATAGAATCCAACTGGGCCTTTGGAAAGTACAGCAACCGAGATGCAAATTCCACTCGCAGCAGCATATATAAAAATTTTGAAATTCTTTGTTTCCTTAATTGATTTGATTGAAGTATATGATGCTGCTAAAATAAAAACCGTCATGGTAATTTCAAGCATATTACTGGAGAATAACCAGGTAAAAAGAGGAATCGATGTAAACAATAATACCAATGACCATGAACTTTGATTATTATTTTCTGCATTATCTGCTTCCTTCCATATTAATACTAAAAGAAACAGAACAATCAAACCGGCTATGAAGCCCCAGAATTGTTCGATCAGACCAGAATTTCCAAAAATCCTGTAAGCAAATGATTCTAGCCATATACCAAACGTCGGCTGTTCATAAAATATTTTGTACACAGTTTCGGTGTAATATGGTTTCCACATGCTGCCGTATCCTTCTGCCATATTCCTGGCGATGCTTGCATACGTAACACCATCAAAAAACATTCCATAACTTAACATTCGCGGCAACATTAAAAGAAAATATACTGAAGTAGAGAAAAGTAATAATGAACTTGAAAATAATTTTTTCATATGAAGTTAACCGTATTAATATTTGAGAGGAAACTTTAATCGTTCACAGAAATTAATAATTATTTAATTTTAAGTTACAAAGAAAATTTATTCAAAATACAATGAACTTGTTATAGTATTTATGATACTAACCATCACAATCAATCCTCTTCTTGAAAGACGCTATTATTATTCGAAGGTTGACCTATCT
This window encodes:
- a CDS encoding DUF2007 domain-containing protein, producing the protein MAVCPNCKYEYVPGITICPDCNTPLVDASELKNYEELSEQDWALVYTAFSEIKVEMLKKNLQSAGIAASVLSQKDSSFPAPGDLSVVKLFVKKADVPEALEFIQEVTKKDLDSGENGSD
- a CDS encoding phosphatidate cytidylyltransferase — protein: MAATENFKRVIVSILAIPIILISSYLGGYYFFAFVTIISILSFYEFSLLAKNKNANVNLIFGSLIIFSLLLNGFHKFYDQADLIILVSLLLLAVELFRNNGSAILNLGATFLGIFYIGIFSTTFISIREFYSAGIESNIYGAYLIISILASIWIGDSAAYYGGITFGRHKLFPRVSPKKSWEGAIFGFIFSVGTMILAKVIVLDFLSWQSVVIIGILIGTIGQIGDLVESLLKRDAEVKDSSSIIPGHGGFFDRFDSLLFSAPAIWLYLKYFN
- the rimO gene encoding 30S ribosomal protein S12 methylthiotransferase RimO, with protein sequence MKTREKVSVITLGCAKNTVDSERLLRQLQLNNLDLRTNPSEADTVIINTCGFIEAAKEESINTIMSTVASKNSGITKRIFVAGCLSERYRDQLQREIPEVDVFFGTEDYQKIITELGGELKKNLLGERVLSTPSHTAYLKISEGCDHPCSFCAIPIMRGLHKSKSIEELVAETEFLAKNNTKELVLIAQDTTDYGKDLYNKRNIAELILRLSEVNGIKWIRLMYAYPSRFPEKLIDEIKTNEKVCKYIDIPLQHISDNILKSMRRGITSRQTRELLTQLRNEIPGLVLRTTFIVGYPGETEKEFQELCDFVREFKFERVGTFTYSQEENTFSYDLGDPVPEEVKKERQSTLMEIQREISLEKNNDMVGKELKVLVESKEGDFYVGRSYRDAPEVDGEVLIDADDTEIVPGNFYVAQVYDFDEYDLFARIKK
- a CDS encoding GWxTD domain-containing protein; the encoded protein is MKKLIIIFVGVFTVLAFTQTDNKSQIPDNKVKYYQDFISFRGTDDKARLDYFVQVPYNAVQFVKTGQGFEASYMMTVSVFDQDNEKLITEKVWNEKIVAISFELTNSPDNFNLGSRSFELSPGVYSVKTTLLDKDSKNEYSTESKINIKQFNELPSLSDIMLISGKTVVDGKSKIVPNVSRNIVTDRDALSMFYEIYSDTVSKLRVDYEIFDENEKRVYNSEEKINIKSGSNQIFHELDSLVLDLGKNLLTITLKDSAGKVIDSSRKTFVSRWKGVPVYITDLDKAIDQMIYLANPEDLSYIKEPEERIEKAKRFVGFWKKQDPNPADEYNPVFNEYYNRVAYANQNFTTYSLEGWRSDRGMVLIILGAPDNIDRHPFEYYAKPYEVWQYYNLNKQFIFTDYSGFGDYRLDPSTPLYGDLYRFRY
- a CDS encoding glycosyltransferase family 39 protein, whose protein sequence is MKKLFSSSLLLFSTSVYFLLMLPRMLSYGMFFDGVTYASIARNMAEGYGSMWKPYYTETVYKIFYEQPTFGIWLESFAYRIFGNSGLIEQFWGFIAGLIVLFLLVLIWKEADNAENNNQSSWSLVLLFTSIPLFTWLFSSNMLEITMTVFILAASYTSIKSIKETKNFKIFIYAAASGICISVAVLSKGPVGFYPLIIPLVAFFTLRDIKLSKALVITSFILGTLGAVTLIILSNKEASTFLSKYLETQLFASLSGTRKNVETPLDALRVINREIMVPIIIAILFSIVFIIKDRFKFYLKADKVFWLYFFIALCGSLPIMLSSKQMGWYLFPSFPFYTLAIARLFENYSIRLNNITVENARTRRIVTTVAIIFFITSISIMFFENNSLRKNKEFHHDFSVQTLSYRKE